DNA from Candidatus Dormiibacterota bacterium:
CGTCGGCCGGAACTGGAACTCCCTGGGGCCGACGGCTTTGAAGGCGACCATCACGGGCGGGGTCAGGCTGAAGGCATGCTGCACGGAGTCTGCCTTCATGTCCTGGTTGAAGTGAAGATCGATGGTGGCCGTCCGGGGAACCGCCTGGTCACCGTCGTTGACGTTCGCGCTCACCTCGAGCGGGGTGGTGATGATGCGGATCACGATGGCGGCCGCGACCACCAGGATGGCGATCGGAGCCAGCCACCAGCGCTCGCGAATTGTTTGCGTCCAGGTCATTGATCACTCCCTATCACGTGAACCCAGGTCAGCCCAGTGTTGAGATCCACCGGATTGCCGCTGGCATCGTAGTAGACAACCGGTAGGTCGCGATTGGGATGTTTCCAGGTCGCATGGATCATCCCGCCGTCCGAATAGATGTCGGCCGTGCCTTCGCCGGCAAGCTCGTAGTACTCGGTGTTGTACGTGTGGTGCACGCCCGTGTTGCCCGGGCTGGTGTCGAGGCGCGATACGACGCGCTCGATGATCAGGTTTTTGGCATGGACCTGGCCGGTCCCGACGTTGGTGAACGGCGCCCCGTCCTGCCACTTGAAGTACTCATGCGAGTTGGCATCATAGCGCCACACGGCCCCGTGCTGCGGGATCGAGACGCTGGTCGCCGGCGTGGCACCCGGGAGCGCCACGTCCGGATGCGCCGGCGCGATGTCATAGTTGAGGGCCGGCAGGTTCGCCGCCGCGGTATTGGCCGTGATCTTGTCGGGGCGGGCGATGACGTTGTGGGGCGCATAGCGATCCGAGGCCCGGTACATGAAGTCGTACATGTAGTAGTAGTCGTAGACGACGTTCGGCCACTTCCACACCTGGCCGAGGACGTAGTCGTTGGCGCCCGAGCAGTAGATCTCGCCGCGGTACATCTGCTCGAGTGCCACCGTGATCAGGCGGCAGCTTCGCACCGGTCCGATCAGGCTCGACGGTGGATGCCAGTAGACGGCCGAGAGCCGGGGGATGCCAAACTCGCTGATGTACTCGTAGATCATGTCGGCCTGCTGCATGCCGGTCTGCGGCCGGACAGTAGGCTGCGAGCTGTTCTCGATCTGGATGATGATCGGCGCCCCCGAGGTTCCGATCCGTGCCGTCGATCCGGCTGAGGGCACCTGCACCACCGTCGCGAAGCTGAGGGTCCAATCGGCAACCGCGAGGTCGTGCTTACGGTTCGTCGCCGTCTTGGGGACCAGCAGCGTGTGGGTGCGACTGTGCCCGAGCGTCAAGGCAAGCGTGGCTGCCTGTCCCGTCGCGTCCCAGGTGATGCTCTTGGTATCAAGGGCGGCGCCGTCCACCAGGACCGGCGTGCGGACGGGGTCCATGGGCTGTGAGAAGGCGACCTTGAGGTTGCCCCGCAAGGCGACCGCCTGCTGGCCCTCGGCGAGGGGCGCATCGTTGAAGGTCGCACCGGTGACCTTGGGCGCGGGCTCCGTCCGAAACGCGACCGAATAGTTCTCGCTCCCGAACCCTACCGTCTTGCGCGCGCCGATCACCTGGATGCGGTAGGCGGTGTCGGGCGCCAGCTGCGGGTGAAATTCAAAGGTGCGTGGATTCTTGACGACCATCGTGTAGGGCACTGACGGAATGATGCGAAAGCCCTGTGTGACCGACGCCACGTCCATGTCCTGGTTAAAGCTCAACGCCACCGCCGAGCTACGAACGACGGCGTGGTCGCCGTCGGCGACGCTGGCGCTGACCCCCAGGGGCGCGGCGAGGGCGCGGAGCACCAGCCCGGCCGCCACCAGCAGCAGGATGATGGGGAAAATCCACCAGCGACGCCGCAGCGTCGCTGCTAACCCGCTTCCGCGGGCCACGGTTTGGCGCATCAAGGGATCCTCAGCAGGGTACTCCGACCGGCCGCACAGGCTATTTCACGCATAGACCGGATTCAACTGCAACGGCTATCCGGCTTACTGAGCGTGCTGGCTGGCGGTTTTCTTGCTGGACGACCCCCTCAGGCCGGGTCTACGCCACCATCAGCCGCGGTAACAGCAGTTGCTGGCAATCGAAGAGCACGTCCAGCACCCGCACCGGGTCACGCGTGACGTTGCGGTTGAGCGCGCGCAGCAGCTTGCGGCTGAGCGGACGCACGAAGCGGGTGATGTCGTCCATCAGCGGTGCCGGAACCGCGCCCCCGCGGTTCTCGATGATGTCCTCGATCGATAGCAGATAGTCGTCGACGCGACGGACATCGGCTCTCCGCTTCAGCTCCTGGTTCCGACGGTCGGCCGCCGCCTCGAACTCCCGGTGTATCTCCTCGATCGCATCGCTCAACATCTAAATTGCTCCCTTCACTGACCCCAAATACACTGGATTCTGCTACGCACGAAAGCTGATATGCGCACTGTTACATAGTTGGCATTGGCTGTCAAGGGTTTTTCCCAAGTGCTGAAATTACGCGCTCAGCCCGTTTCCCGAGACTTCCTGTAGCGTGTCGAGCTCGCGGACCTGGTTCAGATCCAGGCCCTGGCTGCCCAATGACTGGAGCAGATGAAGCACGTACTTGACGCCGGCCAGGTTGACGCCTTTCTGCCGGGTCAGGAACTGGATCACCCGAACCCGCCGGATGTCATCCTCCGAATACCGGCGGCGGTTCGTCGCCGTTCGCTGCGGTTTGATGAGGTGTTCGCTCTCGTAGATCATCAGCGTGCGCGGGTGGAGGTTGAGGATCTCGCTCGCGATACTTGGCGTGAAGACCGCCCGTCCGGGGGCGATCGCCGACGACCTCTTTCGTTTTCCCACGCTCTAACCCCTTGGGCGTGACAAGCGCCCGTTTGCCTTGGCCTCTATCTTTATACCCACGATATCACATATTGGCCATTCGCGCAAGCCGCATGACCCGCTGGCGGCGATCTCGAGGCTGCCGCGTAGAGTTAGACGAGAGCCATGCTGGCGATCGAGCAGTACACCCGGCGCCTCCTACGGGACTTCTATCCGATCGTGGCCGCCAACCGGCCGCCGGTTGACCTGGCGCCCGATCCAGCCGATCGAGAACGGTTCGTCCGCGGCGCGGGCGGGCTGGTGACCGGGCTCTCCGGACTGGCCCAGGCGACCGGAGCGGTGTGGGTCGCCAGCGTGCGCGACGGCTTCGAGGGCGAGCTCGAGTTAGGGGACGGCGGCGAACCGATGATGGTGGAGACCACCGACGGCTCTCGATACCAGGTGAGCTGGGTCAACCCGCCGCGCCTGGCCTATGACCTGTACTACAACACGATCGCGAACCCCCTGCTCTGGTTTGTGCAGCATTACCTGTGGAACCTGGCGGAGGCGCCCGTGCTTGACGACAGCACCCAGCGAGCCTGGACCGAGGGCTACCGCCTGGTCAACCAGCTCTTCGCCCAGCAGATCGTGCGCGAAGCGCGGCGGGGCCGCAAGCGACCGCTCGTGCTATCGCACGACTATCACCTCTACCTGGTGCCCCGCCTCGTTCGACGCGAGCTGCCCGACGCGGTTCTGCAGCATTTCGTCCACATCCCCTGGCCTACGCCGCAGTACTGGAAGGTGTTGCCTCACTACATGCGCGACGAGATCATGGACGGTTTGCTGGCGGCGGACATCATTGGTCTGCAGACCCACTCCGACGTGCGCAACTTCCTATTGACCTGCGAGGAAAACATGGGGCTGCCAGTGGACTTCCGACAGCAGACCGCCTTCTACCGGGGCCGCACCGTCTGGGTGCGGCGCTACCCGATCTCGATCGACGTTCGCGAGTTCGAGCGGAGCGCGGCCAGCCCGGCGGTGGAGCGAGCCGAGCGGGACGTGCTGCGCTGGCGTCCCGAGCAGCTGATCTACCGGGTCGACCGCATGGATCTTTCCAAGAACATCAGTCGCGGGTTCATCGCCTACGAGCGACTCCTCCAGGCTCATCCGGAGTGGCATCGCCGCGTCGTCTTCTGGGCGATGCTGCAGAAGACGCGCCAGAACGTGCCGGAGTACCGCGAGTACGCCCGCCAGGTGGTGCAGGTGGTGCGCGTCATCAATAGCCGTTACGCCTCTGCGGACTGGCAGCCGATCCGGCTGGAGCTGCGCGACGACATGAACCGAGCGGTCGCCGGCTACAAACAGTTCGACGTCCTATTGGTCAATCCCATCTACGATGGTATGAACCTCGTGGCGAAGGAAGGGATCACGGTCAATCGTCGCGGCGGCGCACTGGTCCTCTCGGAGAACGCCGGCACGCACGAAGAGCTCGGTGAATGGGCGATCACGATAAACCCGTTCGATGTCGACGCGACGGCGCAGGCGCTGCACCGGGCGCTGCTGATGGATCCTGTCGAGCGGCATGCGCGCGCCGAAAAGATGCGCGCCGTCGTGCAGCAGAACGATGTCGCACGCTGGATCTCGGCGCAGCTGCAGGACATCCGGGACCTGGTCGAGCCACTGGCCGCGCGGCAGCCCGAGCTGGCCAACGAGGGCACCGTCCCGGTGGGGCGCGACGGCTCGATCTAGGCGAGGCGGCTGAAGTCGCGCATCTCCCGGAGCAATGCTTACGAAGTGGGCTCAGGCCCAGAGGTGACGGGCGCCGGCAAGCTCCGGAAACTCGGTCTCGGGGATCTGCAGCCGGTTCTGCACCGCCGCCTCCATCAACGAGAAGATCACCTTGACCCCGGCGAGGTTAATACCGTGGACGGTGGTGAGCTCGCGGATGAGCCGGATCCGTTCGATATCGCGGCGTGAGTAGCGCCGCCGCTGGGTAGGGGTCCGCTCGGGCGCGATCAGGTTTTCGCTCTCGTAAACGAAGAGCGTGCGCGGCTCGATGTCGAACATATCGGAGACTTCGCTCGACTTATGCGGCAAGGCCAAGTGCTGCCCTCCAGAACTCGATACTGTAAACCATTATATCCAACATATCAGCATTCGTGATAAAAGGCGAAAGCGGACGACGTTTGCGCGAAATGTGGTGTCACGCTGGCGAACGTCACTGAGCGTCACGAAACGGAAACGTCACCAATTGACTGTGCAGGGGCTTATCACCTTAGCCGTGGGAACCCGCGCTTGAACGCACCCGTCCTTGTCGGTAGTCTCACGC
Protein-coding regions in this window:
- a CDS encoding MerR family transcriptional regulator; protein product: MALPHKSSEVSDMFDIEPRTLFVYESENLIAPERTPTQRRRYSRRDIERIRLIRELTTVHGINLAGVKVIFSLMEAAVQNRLQIPETEFPELAGARHLWA
- a CDS encoding trehalose-6-phosphate synthase, which codes for MLAIEQYTRRLLRDFYPIVAANRPPVDLAPDPADRERFVRGAGGLVTGLSGLAQATGAVWVASVRDGFEGELELGDGGEPMMVETTDGSRYQVSWVNPPRLAYDLYYNTIANPLLWFVQHYLWNLAEAPVLDDSTQRAWTEGYRLVNQLFAQQIVREARRGRKRPLVLSHDYHLYLVPRLVRRELPDAVLQHFVHIPWPTPQYWKVLPHYMRDEIMDGLLAADIIGLQTHSDVRNFLLTCEENMGLPVDFRQQTAFYRGRTVWVRRYPISIDVREFERSAASPAVERAERDVLRWRPEQLIYRVDRMDLSKNISRGFIAYERLLQAHPEWHRRVVFWAMLQKTRQNVPEYREYARQVVQVVRVINSRYASADWQPIRLELRDDMNRAVAGYKQFDVLLVNPIYDGMNLVAKEGITVNRRGGALVLSENAGTHEELGEWAITINPFDVDATAQALHRALLMDPVERHARAEKMRAVVQQNDVARWISAQLQDIRDLVEPLAARQPELANEGTVPVGRDGSI
- a CDS encoding MerR family transcriptional regulator translates to MGKRKRSSAIAPGRAVFTPSIASEILNLHPRTLMIYESEHLIKPQRTATNRRRYSEDDIRRVRVIQFLTRQKGVNLAGVKYVLHLLQSLGSQGLDLNQVRELDTLQEVSGNGLSA
- a CDS encoding DUF3048 domain-containing protein, whose translation is MRQTVARGSGLAATLRRRWWIFPIILLLVAAGLVLRALAAPLGVSASVADGDHAVVRSSAVALSFNQDMDVASVTQGFRIIPSVPYTMVVKNPRTFEFHPQLAPDTAYRIQVIGARKTVGFGSENYSVAFRTEPAPKVTGATFNDAPLAEGQQAVALRGNLKVAFSQPMDPVRTPVLVDGAALDTKSITWDATGQAATLALTLGHSRTHTLLVPKTATNRKHDLAVADWTLSFATVVQVPSAGSTARIGTSGAPIIIQIENSSQPTVRPQTGMQQADMIYEYISEFGIPRLSAVYWHPPSSLIGPVRSCRLITVALEQMYRGEIYCSGANDYVLGQVWKWPNVVYDYYYMYDFMYRASDRYAPHNVIARPDKITANTAAANLPALNYDIAPAHPDVALPGATPATSVSIPQHGAVWRYDANSHEYFKWQDGAPFTNVGTGQVHAKNLIIERVVSRLDTSPGNTGVHHTYNTEYYELAGEGTADIYSDGGMIHATWKHPNRDLPVVYYDASGNPVDLNTGLTWVHVIGSDQ